In Mycobacterium gallinarum, a single window of DNA contains:
- a CDS encoding acyl-CoA dehydrogenase family protein, which produces MDFKTTEASEDLGGLARTITESVSTPERQRELDGLDERFDKTLWSKLIEADILSTAAPESLGGGGFGVLEQVAVLVALGRQMAAVPYLESAVLAAGALATFGSEALQQEWAVPAVNGQKILSVALDGEMGEGPVQASANGDGFRLTGSRTQVSYGPVADAFLVPAETDSGTKVFVVAASDSGVTVESLSTTGHGSVGHLELRGVELGADRVVGGTGSTAGSAGDEVLAWLTTHGTLGRSAFQLGVVERALELTAEYAREREQFERPIGSFQAVSSRLADGYIDVKALRLTVTQAAWRLSEDLPADVEVNTAAFWAAEAGHRVAHTTVHVHGGVGIDTDHPVHRYFLAAKQTEFAVGGATGQLLRIGRELADTPA; this is translated from the coding sequence ATGGACTTCAAGACAACTGAGGCATCCGAGGATCTCGGAGGTCTGGCGCGCACCATCACCGAGTCGGTCAGCACGCCGGAACGCCAACGCGAACTCGACGGTCTCGACGAACGCTTCGACAAGACGCTGTGGAGCAAGCTGATCGAGGCCGACATCTTGTCCACCGCTGCGCCGGAGTCCCTGGGCGGCGGCGGATTCGGAGTACTGGAGCAGGTCGCGGTTCTCGTCGCACTCGGTAGGCAGATGGCCGCGGTGCCGTACCTGGAATCGGCGGTGCTGGCCGCGGGCGCGCTGGCGACATTCGGGTCCGAAGCCCTGCAGCAGGAGTGGGCGGTGCCCGCCGTCAACGGGCAGAAGATCCTGTCCGTCGCGCTCGACGGTGAGATGGGTGAAGGCCCGGTGCAGGCGAGTGCGAACGGTGACGGATTCCGGTTGACCGGCAGCCGCACCCAGGTGAGCTACGGCCCGGTCGCCGACGCGTTCCTCGTGCCCGCCGAAACCGATTCCGGCACCAAGGTCTTCGTGGTCGCCGCCTCCGATTCCGGTGTCACTGTCGAGTCGCTGAGCACCACCGGACACGGCAGCGTCGGCCATCTGGAACTCCGCGGTGTCGAGTTGGGCGCCGACCGTGTCGTCGGCGGCACAGGCTCAACTGCCGGCTCAGCGGGCGACGAGGTACTCGCCTGGCTTACCACGCATGGCACGTTGGGCCGCAGCGCTTTTCAGCTCGGTGTGGTGGAGCGCGCACTCGAGCTCACGGCCGAATACGCCCGCGAGCGTGAGCAGTTCGAGCGGCCGATCGGCAGCTTCCAGGCCGTCTCGTCACGGTTGGCCGACGGCTACATCGACGTCAAGGCGCTGCGACTGACGGTGACCCAGGCGGCGTGGCGGTTGTCCGAAGACCTGCCTGCCGACGTCGAGGTCAACACCGCGGCGTTCTGGGCGGCCGAGGCGGGGCATCGCGTCGCCCACACCACGGTGCACGTGCACGGCGGCGTCGGGATCGACACCGATCACCCGGTGCACAGGTACTTCCTGGCGGCCAAGCAGACCGAGTTCGCGGTCGGCGGGGCCACCGGGCAGCTGCTGCGCATCGGTCGTGAACTGGCCGACACGCCCGCTTGA
- the fadD17 gene encoding long-chain-fatty-acid--CoA ligase FadD17 — MNPATGSELPTVTSLIAPLVDVDDRGVYFEDTFTTWREHIANGAAVAAALRARMDPERPPHVGVLLQNTPFFSSVLVAAGLTGIVPVGLNPVRRGAALQRDVTHADCQVVLADSASAAVVGDIEHIDVDSPQWAAEVARYSDEPVVAYDADPGDLFMLIYTSGTSGDPKAVKCSQGKVAIAGQMMTQRFELGSRDVCYVSMPLFHSNAVLVGWAVALASQSSLALRRKFSASQFLPDVRRFGATYANYVGKPLSYVLATPEQPDDADNPLRAVYGNEGAPADVERFASRFNTLVMDGFGSTEGGIAIGRTPDTPPGSLGPLPEGTEILDVETGEPCPPGVTGELVNTSSAGRFEGYYNDPGADAERMRGGAYHSGDLAYRDENGYAYFAGRLGDWMRVDGENLGSAPIERVLLRHPDVVEVAVYGIPAPDVGDQVMAAVVLVEGASFDPEQFREFLADQSDLGPKQWPSYVRVGTDLPRTETFKVIKRRLQAEGTDCDDPVYPIQR; from the coding sequence TTGAATCCGGCGACGGGAAGCGAGCTTCCCACCGTAACCTCGCTGATCGCACCGCTGGTCGACGTCGACGACCGCGGGGTCTACTTCGAGGACACGTTCACCACGTGGCGTGAGCACATCGCCAACGGCGCTGCGGTGGCGGCTGCGCTGCGTGCGCGCATGGATCCTGAGCGGCCGCCGCATGTAGGTGTGCTGCTTCAGAACACCCCGTTCTTCTCGTCGGTTCTGGTGGCGGCGGGGTTGACCGGAATCGTGCCGGTGGGGTTGAACCCGGTGCGCCGTGGCGCGGCGCTGCAGCGCGACGTCACGCACGCGGATTGCCAGGTGGTGCTTGCGGATTCGGCATCGGCGGCCGTCGTCGGCGATATCGAGCACATCGACGTCGACTCACCGCAGTGGGCAGCCGAGGTGGCGCGCTACTCCGACGAACCCGTCGTCGCCTACGACGCCGACCCTGGTGATCTGTTCATGCTGATCTATACGTCGGGCACCAGCGGGGACCCCAAGGCGGTCAAGTGCAGCCAGGGCAAGGTCGCCATCGCGGGTCAGATGATGACGCAGCGATTCGAGCTCGGGTCCCGGGACGTCTGCTACGTGTCGATGCCGTTGTTCCACTCGAACGCGGTGCTGGTCGGCTGGGCCGTGGCCTTGGCTTCACAAAGCTCACTTGCGTTGCGGCGCAAGTTCTCCGCGTCGCAGTTTTTGCCGGATGTCCGTCGGTTCGGTGCGACGTACGCCAACTACGTGGGCAAACCGCTGTCGTATGTGCTCGCCACTCCCGAACAACCCGACGATGCCGACAATCCGCTGCGCGCCGTCTACGGCAACGAGGGCGCACCCGCCGACGTCGAGAGATTCGCCAGCCGGTTCAACACCCTGGTGATGGACGGGTTCGGTTCGACCGAGGGCGGTATCGCGATCGGCCGCACACCGGACACCCCGCCGGGGTCGCTCGGCCCGCTGCCCGAAGGCACCGAAATTCTCGACGTCGAGACCGGGGAGCCCTGCCCGCCCGGCGTCACGGGCGAGTTGGTGAACACATCGAGCGCTGGGCGTTTCGAGGGCTACTACAACGATCCGGGCGCCGACGCCGAACGGATGCGCGGCGGGGCTTACCACAGCGGCGATCTGGCCTACCGCGACGAGAACGGCTACGCGTACTTCGCCGGCCGGCTCGGTGACTGGATGCGCGTCGACGGTGAGAACCTCGGCTCAGCGCCGATCGAGCGGGTGCTGCTGCGCCATCCCGACGTCGTCGAAGTGGCGGTGTACGGCATTCCCGCGCCCGATGTCGGAGACCAGGTCATGGCGGCCGTGGTGTTGGTCGAGGGCGCGTCGTTCGATCCGGAGCAGTTCCGCGAATTCCTCGCCGATCAATCCGACCTCGGACCCAAGCAATGGCCGTCGTATGTGCGGGTCGGCACCGACCTACCCCGCACCGAGACGTTCAAGGTGATCAAACGCCGGTTGCAGGCCGAAGGGACCGACTGCGACGACCCGGTGTATCCGATTCAGCGCTGA
- a CDS encoding TetR/AcrR family transcriptional regulator, translating into MKSRRYDMRARQQAKDATRDAIIDAAIDAFEAERTFAITLPAVAERADVTVKTLLRHFGNRETLIDAAWQRLFDDIRAEREPPPDDPAAALEILIEHYERRGTMVLATLAQDDKDARAQRMNSAGRLGHRGWVEQVFGARLPQRPAERSRLIDVLVVATDVYTWKLLRHDRGLSVGDVCDRMLLMTEAVLSA; encoded by the coding sequence ATGAAATCGCGCAGGTACGACATGCGCGCGCGTCAGCAGGCGAAAGACGCCACCCGCGACGCGATCATCGACGCTGCCATTGACGCCTTCGAGGCAGAACGAACGTTCGCCATCACGCTGCCGGCGGTGGCTGAGCGCGCCGATGTGACGGTCAAGACGCTACTTCGGCATTTCGGCAATCGCGAGACGTTGATCGATGCCGCATGGCAGCGGCTCTTCGACGACATCCGCGCCGAGCGTGAACCACCGCCTGACGATCCGGCAGCCGCGCTGGAGATCCTGATCGAGCACTACGAGCGTCGCGGCACGATGGTCCTCGCCACCCTGGCCCAGGACGACAAAGACGCCAGGGCACAGCGCATGAACAGCGCGGGCCGTCTCGGCCATCGCGGATGGGTGGAGCAGGTGTTCGGCGCCCGCCTGCCCCAACGGCCAGCCGAACGTTCCCGGCTGATCGACGTGCTGGTGGTCGCGACCGATGTCTACACCTGGAAACTCCTTCGGCACGATCGTGGACTCTCGGTGGGCGACGTCTGCGATCGCATGCTGCTGATGACGGAAGCGGTGCTCAGCGCATGA
- a CDS encoding glycosyltransferase, whose translation MKILFVMFDGGGNVPPQLKVARALTNRGAEIQVLGHSGLRERIESEGLAFEDFANGRRFDPVARRTLPAMMTDFAKVTMDRRYGQCAVDVARRIGADAVVVDVVFGAAITEVVNAKIPAVAFVHCFYRGVQDMLSSPLGWLHRLRGITPLRADPGALLQIVTARADLDPMRGSPPVHHVGVVWQSVPTQAIPASTPRILVSLSTCAYAGQRRMLQNILDAIEPLGVEAIVTVGPGIDSAGLRVPANCSLHSWLDHDEVLACASLVVGHGGHSTAMRALSFGVPLVVMPANPLIDQKRVGAQISSVGAGILLSKHAGSKRIRAAIEKALGDPAYRDAAAGIGARIRQRDGAEVAADAIEEFLRSGVVSPYR comes from the coding sequence ATGAAAATTCTCTTCGTCATGTTCGATGGCGGCGGCAACGTACCTCCGCAGTTGAAAGTCGCACGTGCACTGACGAATCGGGGCGCCGAGATCCAAGTCCTCGGTCATTCGGGGCTGCGGGAACGAATCGAGAGCGAGGGTCTTGCCTTTGAGGATTTCGCCAACGGACGCCGCTTCGATCCGGTCGCCCGTCGCACATTGCCCGCCATGATGACCGACTTCGCCAAGGTCACCATGGACCGGCGTTACGGGCAATGTGCGGTGGATGTCGCGCGACGCATCGGAGCCGACGCGGTCGTGGTCGACGTCGTATTCGGTGCCGCGATCACCGAGGTAGTCAACGCGAAGATCCCAGCGGTAGCCTTCGTGCACTGTTTCTACCGAGGGGTTCAGGACATGCTGTCGAGCCCCCTCGGATGGCTACACCGACTCCGGGGCATCACGCCGCTGCGTGCCGACCCCGGTGCTCTGTTGCAGATCGTCACTGCCCGAGCGGATCTGGACCCCATGCGGGGTTCCCCACCGGTCCACCACGTCGGCGTGGTGTGGCAAAGCGTGCCGACACAGGCGATCCCGGCTTCGACACCGCGAATTCTGGTCAGCCTGAGCACCTGTGCTTACGCCGGCCAACGGCGCATGTTGCAGAACATCCTCGACGCCATCGAGCCACTGGGCGTGGAGGCGATCGTCACCGTCGGCCCTGGCATCGACTCCGCTGGACTGCGGGTGCCAGCCAACTGTTCTTTGCATTCATGGCTCGACCACGACGAGGTACTGGCCTGCGCATCGCTGGTGGTCGGGCATGGCGGCCACAGCACCGCGATGCGCGCGCTGTCGTTCGGTGTCCCCCTGGTGGTCATGCCAGCGAATCCGCTCATCGACCAGAAACGGGTCGGAGCGCAAATCTCAAGCGTCGGCGCCGGCATTTTGCTGTCGAAACATGCTGGAAGCAAACGTATTCGCGCAGCCATCGAGAAGGCGTTGGGCGACCCCGCGTACCGCGATGCCGCTGCCGGCATCGGCGCCCGTATCCGTCAACGCGACGGCGCCGAGGTGGCCGCCGACGCGATCGAAGAATTCCTGCGCTCAGGGGTCGTCAGTCCGTATCGTTAG
- a CDS encoding trimeric intracellular cation channel family protein, whose protein sequence is MLADSPLWLILDLVGTFAFALNGALTAVRAERLDIVGVVTLGMFTGLGGGTIRDVLLDALPPATFVDWRYLALAAAGGLIAFALSRVLHRLAAVINVLDAIGLSVFAVLGAYKALDLGFGVVQAIIVGAITAVGGGTIRDVLIGRIPSVLRSELYAIPALIGAGCAVAADSVGYHGTFAALGAALVCFAIRMVGIRFDLHAPQPPGWRHEQNGSR, encoded by the coding sequence ATGTTGGCTGACTCACCGCTGTGGCTGATCCTCGATCTCGTCGGCACCTTCGCGTTCGCGCTCAACGGCGCGCTGACCGCGGTCCGCGCCGAGCGGCTGGACATAGTCGGCGTCGTCACGCTCGGAATGTTCACCGGTCTTGGCGGTGGCACCATCCGCGATGTCCTGCTCGATGCTTTGCCACCGGCTACATTCGTCGACTGGCGCTACCTCGCACTGGCGGCGGCAGGTGGCTTGATCGCCTTTGCGCTGAGCCGAGTTCTGCACCGACTGGCCGCCGTGATCAACGTTCTCGACGCCATCGGATTGAGCGTCTTCGCCGTCCTGGGTGCCTATAAGGCGCTCGACTTGGGATTCGGTGTGGTGCAGGCGATCATTGTCGGCGCGATCACAGCCGTCGGGGGTGGCACGATTCGCGACGTGCTGATCGGTCGGATTCCCAGCGTCCTACGTAGCGAGCTCTACGCCATCCCTGCCCTCATCGGTGCAGGCTGTGCGGTCGCGGCCGACAGCGTCGGCTACCACGGAACGTTTGCCGCACTCGGTGCGGCGCTCGTCTGCTTCGCGATCCGCATGGTGGGCATCCGATTCGACCTGCACGCACCTCAGCCGCCGGGTTGGCGCCACGAACAAAATGGTTCGCGCTAG
- a CDS encoding GreA/GreB family elongation factor — MTSAQRVWISTEAYDGLQQELATLRQLCKTAAADGDIGEDATAIQRARQARIQQIHDLLVYAVVGEDPPNDGIAEPGMVVTVRYDDTGDTESFLFGVRGAEHGDIEVYSIQSPLGAAILGARSGEQRTVKSPSGAELPVTMLVAVPYGLHTAEMG; from the coding sequence ATGACTAGTGCACAACGCGTCTGGATCTCTACCGAAGCCTATGACGGTCTACAGCAGGAATTGGCCACCCTGCGCCAATTGTGCAAGACCGCCGCTGCGGATGGGGATATCGGCGAAGATGCCACCGCGATTCAGCGCGCCCGGCAAGCCCGGATACAACAGATTCATGACCTGCTCGTTTACGCCGTTGTGGGCGAGGACCCGCCCAATGACGGTATCGCCGAACCGGGCATGGTCGTCACCGTCCGATACGACGATACCGGGGATACCGAATCGTTTCTCTTCGGTGTTCGCGGCGCTGAGCACGGCGATATCGAGGTCTACTCCATTCAATCTCCGCTCGGCGCGGCCATTCTCGGTGCGCGTTCCGGTGAGCAGCGCACGGTCAAATCGCCAAGTGGTGCTGAGCTGCCCGTCACGATGTTGGTAGCCGTTCCCTACGGTTTACACACCGCTGAGATGGGTTAG
- a CDS encoding NAD(P)/FAD-dependent oxidoreductase → MVGDERIDGGPRSAVVVGAGIVGLSTAWFLQERGVDVTVVDRAGVAAGASRGNAGWISPALTMPLNSPKLLRYGLRSLRDRNAPLHIPLSADTALWSFLMQFAANCRPSAWIRAVRANVPLNEECIEAYDVLVGNGVDAPVTDAPITAVFRTTRDAENMLRDLRALENAGQSVFVTGLSGEALREQVPLASPAITAALNVNGQRFVDPGRFVTALGKAVEERGATILTEDVRDVCSSGNSATVLPYRGKPLTADAAVIATGAWLSRLAGSRLRVPVTAGRGYSFTVPVDRPIPGPIYLPDARVACTPFNGALRVAGTMEFRDPHEPLMAERVGAIVASVSPLMEGVRWAERSDIWVGPRPITPDGLPLIGEMSRNVYVAGGHGMWGLAHGPITGRLLTEQITTGKQPEALRPFDPQRRAVA, encoded by the coding sequence ATGGTCGGCGACGAGCGTATCGATGGCGGTCCGCGGTCTGCGGTCGTGGTCGGCGCAGGCATCGTCGGGTTGTCGACGGCGTGGTTCCTGCAGGAGAGGGGAGTCGACGTCACCGTGGTGGACCGCGCGGGCGTAGCCGCCGGAGCCTCTCGGGGTAACGCCGGCTGGATCTCACCCGCGTTGACGATGCCGCTGAACTCTCCGAAACTGCTTCGCTACGGTTTGCGATCATTGCGCGACCGGAACGCTCCTCTGCACATCCCGTTGTCCGCGGACACTGCACTGTGGTCGTTCCTGATGCAATTCGCAGCCAACTGTCGCCCGTCGGCGTGGATTCGCGCGGTGCGAGCCAACGTGCCACTCAACGAGGAATGCATCGAGGCATACGACGTTCTTGTCGGGAACGGGGTCGACGCGCCCGTGACCGATGCTCCGATCACGGCGGTGTTCCGAACGACGCGTGACGCGGAGAACATGTTGCGCGACCTCCGTGCCCTCGAGAACGCCGGACAGTCGGTGTTCGTCACCGGGCTGTCTGGTGAGGCACTGCGCGAGCAGGTTCCGCTGGCGTCGCCGGCGATCACCGCCGCGCTCAACGTCAACGGTCAACGATTCGTGGATCCGGGTCGTTTCGTCACAGCCCTGGGAAAAGCTGTCGAAGAGCGGGGAGCCACCATCCTCACAGAGGATGTGCGGGACGTCTGCAGCTCCGGTAACTCAGCGACGGTGTTGCCCTACCGCGGCAAGCCGTTGACCGCCGACGCTGCGGTGATCGCCACCGGCGCCTGGTTGTCACGACTGGCGGGCAGCCGACTGCGGGTACCGGTGACGGCCGGTCGCGGCTACTCGTTCACCGTGCCCGTCGACCGGCCCATACCCGGTCCCATTTACCTGCCGGACGCGCGAGTGGCCTGCACTCCCTTCAACGGGGCACTGCGGGTCGCGGGCACGATGGAGTTCCGCGACCCGCATGAACCATTGATGGCTGAACGTGTCGGCGCAATCGTCGCCTCCGTGAGCCCGCTCATGGAAGGGGTTCGCTGGGCCGAACGCAGCGACATCTGGGTCGGTCCGCGCCCGATCACCCCCGACGGCCTGCCGTTGATCGGTGAGATGTCTCGCAACGTGTATGTCGCTGGCGGGCACGGAATGTGGGGTCTCGCACATGGGCCGATCACCGGCAGACTCCTGACTGAGCAGATCACGACCGGCAAGCAACCCGAAGCGCTGCGGCCGTTCGATCCACAGCGGCGGGCTGTCGCCTAG
- a CDS encoding PucR family transcriptional regulator, with protein sequence MVTLDRLVNVLGSYGVRLRFCPIPRSTELGSVVVHEVAGGRTVTGDVLLAIGARSVDEALRWAVSAHAVVVLLRDHDDTTTFAGMDEGVAMMVVDASVSWSELSAVVYGLVLEGRETESGRGPTDLFALADSLAEMVGGAVTIEDPLSRVLAYSTMQQNADPARVATVMDRQASASLREFFEARGVFAHLATSDEPLFVSADNDRGMSGRMVVAVRSGTELMGSLWVSCLEPLVEPERTALADGARTVALHLLRSRASADLERQVESELVLRLLNGSPDAAASASRLGLAPGRMRVIAVQAFIDFDRDAGLLLAFERATTGFGWSRPGRSALSGNTVYTLLPGEQAGSARRWFAGLRASLPDRLTVLAGISKAAAAADLPAARQEADECLALHGVKPADAPPPAYDESWDEILLQRLRTAARSGRTPDRGPVAELRRHDADHTTDYVSTLRAWLEAMGDPAEAGNRLGVHENTVRYRLRKMGEITDLQLDDARKRLAMMIELAATQAD encoded by the coding sequence GTGGTCACTTTGGACCGCTTGGTGAACGTGCTGGGAAGCTACGGCGTCCGACTGCGTTTCTGTCCGATACCGCGCTCCACGGAACTCGGCAGCGTCGTGGTGCACGAGGTTGCAGGCGGCCGCACGGTCACTGGCGACGTGCTGCTGGCCATCGGGGCGCGTTCGGTGGACGAGGCGCTGCGGTGGGCGGTGTCGGCGCACGCCGTGGTTGTTCTTCTGCGCGACCACGATGACACCACTACCTTCGCCGGGATGGACGAGGGCGTCGCGATGATGGTTGTCGATGCATCGGTTTCCTGGAGCGAGCTATCGGCTGTCGTCTACGGGCTGGTTCTGGAAGGTCGGGAAACCGAATCCGGCCGCGGTCCAACCGATCTGTTCGCCCTCGCCGACAGCCTGGCCGAGATGGTCGGTGGCGCGGTCACCATCGAGGATCCGTTGTCGCGGGTGCTCGCGTACTCCACGATGCAGCAGAACGCCGACCCGGCGCGTGTCGCGACGGTCATGGACAGGCAGGCGTCGGCGAGTCTGCGCGAATTCTTCGAAGCTCGTGGTGTTTTCGCGCATCTGGCAACCTCTGACGAACCGCTGTTCGTCAGTGCGGACAACGATCGCGGAATGTCGGGCCGCATGGTCGTTGCGGTGCGTTCGGGGACAGAGCTCATGGGGTCGTTGTGGGTTTCCTGCCTCGAGCCGCTGGTCGAACCCGAACGGACGGCGTTGGCCGACGGGGCCCGCACAGTGGCCTTGCATCTGTTGCGCTCACGCGCCAGCGCGGATTTGGAGCGTCAGGTCGAGTCCGAATTGGTGCTGCGCCTCCTGAACGGCAGCCCCGATGCCGCGGCGTCGGCCAGCAGACTCGGTTTGGCGCCGGGCCGTATGCGCGTGATCGCGGTGCAGGCTTTCATCGACTTCGATCGAGACGCGGGTCTTCTCCTCGCCTTCGAGCGGGCGACGACCGGGTTCGGTTGGTCACGTCCCGGCCGCAGTGCCCTCTCCGGCAACACGGTGTACACGTTGTTGCCGGGCGAGCAGGCGGGGTCCGCTCGACGGTGGTTCGCGGGTCTGCGGGCGTCTCTGCCTGATCGGTTGACCGTGTTGGCCGGTATCAGCAAGGCCGCCGCCGCCGCAGATCTGCCGGCGGCGCGTCAGGAAGCTGACGAATGCCTGGCGCTGCACGGGGTCAAGCCGGCTGATGCCCCGCCGCCGGCCTATGACGAGTCGTGGGACGAGATCCTGCTGCAACGGCTTCGGACAGCGGCGCGCTCAGGCCGGACCCCCGACCGCGGACCCGTCGCCGAGTTGCGACGCCACGACGCCGATCACACCACCGACTATGTGTCGACTCTGAGGGCCTGGCTGGAGGCCATGGGCGACCCGGCCGAAGCGGGCAACCGATTGGGCGTGCACGAGAACACCGTGCGGTACCGCTTGCGCAAGATGGGCGAGATCACCGACCTTCAATTGGACGACGCCCGCAAGCGGCTGGCGATGATGATCGAACTCGCGGCCACTCAGGCCGACTGA
- a CDS encoding LpqN/LpqT family lipoprotein, whose protein sequence is MRRTAITGAAALAAALALVLSGCGSDTKTEPSTSESETTTTTTTDEATPTTTAKVAPRDEDAAGPNPTIASYIKENNIQETPVKRGDPGSPTIDLPIPEGWEPAGENTPEWAYGAIIYTGPEAAEYSPSIVALVSKLTGNVDPQRIIDLAPGELQNLPGWSASNEGQNSTLGNYPAYQLGGTWESEGQTKIVAQKTVVIPGADGLYVLQLNADGLENQGDIVGAATDVIDEQTTITP, encoded by the coding sequence ATGAGGCGCACGGCGATCACCGGAGCGGCGGCGTTGGCTGCCGCTCTGGCCCTGGTGTTGTCCGGCTGTGGCTCGGACACCAAGACCGAACCAAGCACCAGCGAGTCGGAGACCACGACCACCACCACCACGGACGAGGCCACACCGACGACGACGGCCAAAGTCGCTCCGCGCGATGAGGATGCCGCCGGCCCGAACCCGACGATCGCCAGCTACATCAAGGAGAACAACATCCAGGAGACGCCGGTCAAGCGCGGCGACCCGGGCTCACCCACCATCGATCTGCCGATCCCCGAAGGATGGGAGCCGGCCGGCGAGAACACCCCGGAGTGGGCCTACGGCGCCATCATCTACACCGGCCCCGAAGCCGCCGAGTACTCCCCGAGCATCGTCGCGCTGGTTTCGAAGCTGACCGGCAACGTCGACCCGCAGAGGATCATCGACCTGGCGCCCGGCGAACTGCAGAACCTGCCGGGCTGGAGCGCGTCGAACGAGGGTCAGAACAGCACGCTCGGCAACTACCCGGCCTACCAGCTCGGCGGCACCTGGGAGTCGGAGGGGCAGACCAAGATCGTCGCCCAGAAAACCGTCGTGATCCCCGGAGCCGACGGCCTGTACGTGCTGCAGCTCAATGCTGACGGCCTGGAGAACCAGGGCGACATCGTCGGCGCGGCAACGGATGTCATCGACGAGCAGACGACCATCACCCCGTGA
- a CDS encoding alpha/beta fold hydrolase, with protein sequence MSIYAMVHGAWHGAWCWERLTPELEALGHRVVAMDLPIEDSAATFDDYANLVCAATQDVGGADLILVGHSMGGQTIPLVAARRQVSRLVYLCGVPPVPGRTFLQLMADESDMLNSDYTRGLGEKDSEGRRGWVDKELARIHLYGDCDERTASTAFTRLRRQSLAPYTFPCSLPAHPDVDTSYIVCAEDCMVSPDWSRRIASDWLSADLIELPGSHSPFYSRPRVLAALLHQLGGG encoded by the coding sequence ATGTCGATATACGCGATGGTGCACGGTGCGTGGCACGGCGCATGGTGCTGGGAACGACTGACACCCGAACTGGAAGCCCTTGGCCACCGCGTGGTTGCGATGGACCTACCGATCGAAGACAGCGCGGCAACATTCGACGACTACGCGAACCTCGTGTGTGCCGCCACCCAAGACGTCGGCGGGGCAGACCTCATACTTGTGGGGCACTCGATGGGCGGCCAGACCATCCCCCTCGTGGCGGCGCGGCGCCAGGTGTCACGCCTCGTGTATCTCTGCGGCGTCCCGCCGGTTCCAGGGCGAACTTTTCTGCAGCTGATGGCTGATGAATCGGACATGCTGAATTCCGACTACACACGCGGTCTCGGTGAGAAGGATTCCGAAGGTCGCCGGGGGTGGGTCGACAAAGAGTTAGCCCGCATTCATCTCTACGGCGACTGTGACGAACGCACGGCGTCAACGGCATTCACGCGCCTTCGACGGCAATCGCTGGCGCCGTACACATTTCCGTGCTCGCTGCCTGCACATCCCGATGTCGATACGTCCTACATCGTATGCGCAGAGGATTGTATGGTCAGCCCCGACTGGTCGAGGCGGATCGCAAGCGACTGGCTCAGCGCCGACCTCATCGAACTGCCCGGAAGCCATTCACCGTTCTACTCACGTCCGAGAGTGCTTGCCGCGCTGTTGCATCAGTTGGGCGGGGGCTGA